From Pararhodobacter zhoushanensis, the proteins below share one genomic window:
- the tsaE gene encoding tRNA (adenosine(37)-N6)-threonylcarbamoyltransferase complex ATPase subunit type 1 TsaE codes for MPDPDATDRFAQAMAGVVGAGDVLLLDGQIGAGKTHFARALIRALGVDEDIPSPTFTLVQTYEAGIEIWHADLYRLSHPDEAVELGLTEAFETALCLVEWPEKLGADRPKQALTLQFSLEGEGRLVAFASDDPAWEARLADV; via the coding sequence CTGCCCGATCCCGACGCCACCGACCGCTTCGCGCAGGCGATGGCGGGTGTCGTCGGCGCGGGCGATGTCTTGTTGCTTGACGGCCAGATCGGCGCCGGCAAGACGCATTTCGCGCGCGCGCTGATCCGGGCGCTGGGGGTGGATGAAGATATCCCGTCGCCGACATTTACCTTGGTGCAGACCTATGAGGCCGGGATCGAGATCTGGCATGCCGATCTCTACCGGCTCAGTCATCCCGACGAGGCGGTCGAGCTGGGTCTGACCGAGGCGTTCGAGACAGCGCTGTGTCTGGTCGAGTGGCCCGAGAAACTGGGCGCAGATCGGCCAAAACAGGCTCTAACATTGCAGTTTTCTTTGGAAGGCGAGGGGCGGCTTGTCGCCTTCGCTTCGGATGATCCAGCCTGGGAGGCGCGTCTTGCCGATGTTTGA
- the hslV gene encoding ATP-dependent protease subunit HslV, with the protein MAEDKFPGWHGTTILAVKRGGEVVVAGDGQVSLGQTVIKGSARKVRRIGAPGREVVVGFAGSTADAFTLLERLEKKLEASPGQLTRACVELAKDWRMDKYLRNLEAMLIVTDGDDLLVITGAGDVLEPEYDIAAIGSGGNFAAAAARGLMETDLPAEEVARKAMAIAASICVYTNGNLTVESIRK; encoded by the coding sequence ATGGCAGAAGACAAGTTTCCCGGCTGGCACGGAACCACGATCCTGGCCGTCAAGCGCGGCGGTGAAGTGGTCGTCGCGGGCGACGGGCAAGTGAGCCTGGGCCAGACGGTGATCAAGGGCTCGGCCCGCAAGGTGCGCCGGATCGGGGCACCGGGACGTGAAGTGGTGGTGGGCTTTGCCGGGTCGACCGCCGACGCGTTTACCTTGCTGGAGCGGCTGGAGAAAAAGCTGGAGGCGAGCCCGGGCCAGCTGACCCGCGCCTGCGTCGAACTGGCGAAGGACTGGCGCATGGACAAATACCTGCGCAATCTTGAGGCCATGCTGATCGTCACCGATGGCGATGACCTGCTGGTCATCACCGGCGCGGGTGACGTGCTGGAACCGGAATATGACATCGCCGCGATCGGCTCGGGCGGCAATTTCGCCGCGGCGGCGGCGCGCGGGCTGATGGAGACCGACCTTCCCGCCGAAGAGGTGGCGCGCAAGGCGATGGCGATTGCCGCGTCGATCTGTGTCTACACCAACGGCAACCTGACCGTGGAGAGCATCCGCAAATGA
- a CDS encoding ribokinase, protein MTVFCLGSINIDHVYRLPALPQAGETLSASSHTPGLGGKGVNQSVAALRAGAKVVHIGAVGRGDAWIEAQLTAHGIALDRIARVRQGTGHAIVAVDDAGENQIIIHPGANQAQDLAMIDAALATAKPGDCLLVQNETSHQVEAARIARARGLRVFYSAAPFAPDPLRAILPHVTHLLVNAGEAAALVKSTGTALPDQPVEAVIVTRGAQGAEWISAGTEPLFQPSFPVTPVDTTGAGDCFAGSLAAALDRGATPAQALRYAAAAAALQVTQPGAAPAMPDRAKVEQLLAG, encoded by the coding sequence ATGACCGTCTTCTGCCTCGGCTCGATCAACATCGACCACGTCTACCGCCTGCCTGCGCTACCGCAGGCGGGCGAGACGCTCTCGGCAAGCTCGCACACCCCCGGACTGGGCGGCAAGGGCGTCAACCAGAGCGTCGCGGCGCTCAGGGCTGGGGCAAAGGTCGTGCATATCGGTGCCGTGGGTCGGGGCGACGCGTGGATCGAGGCGCAGCTGACCGCCCACGGCATCGCGTTGGACCGCATTGCGCGGGTCAGGCAGGGGACGGGCCACGCCATCGTGGCCGTCGATGACGCGGGCGAGAATCAGATCATCATCCATCCCGGCGCCAATCAGGCGCAGGATCTGGCGATGATCGACGCGGCGCTGGCGACGGCAAAGCCGGGCGATTGTCTGCTGGTGCAGAATGAGACCTCGCATCAAGTTGAAGCCGCCCGGATCGCCCGCGCCCGGGGCCTGCGCGTCTTCTACTCCGCCGCCCCCTTCGCGCCGGACCCGCTGCGCGCCATCCTGCCCCATGTGACGCATCTGCTGGTCAACGCCGGAGAAGCCGCCGCGCTGGTGAAATCCACCGGCACTGCGCTGCCCGATCAGCCTGTCGAGGCGGTGATCGTCACCCGTGGCGCACAGGGTGCCGAGTGGATTTCTGCAGGCACAGAGCCGCTTTTCCAACCCTCTTTCCCCGTCACCCCCGTCGATACCACCGGCGCGGGTGACTGTTTCGCCGGCTCGCTCGCCGCCGCGCTCGACCGGGGCGCGACCCCCGCCCAGGCCCTGCGCTACGCCGCCGCCGCCGCTGCCCTGCAAGTGACGCAGCCCGGCGCGGCCCCGGCGATGCCAGATCGCGCCAAAGTTGAGCAACTTCTCGCCGGTTGA
- a CDS encoding GNAT family N-acetyltransferase, with protein sequence MTPHPAPIADFATERLSVVRWAPILCDPAQRRALEDELDTLLSAGVLGDLPPSMQRQATGQTVSAWIDDRAVESDVFVLRGLNGHELVGLLILNTTADPVPSLHLGYLLDQAVWGRGYATELVCGLLDVAQRAAPLHLIGGVSRDNPASARVLQKAGSTLEQATDDTDFYACALLA encoded by the coding sequence ATGACACCCCATCCGGCGCCGATTGCCGATTTTGCCACCGAGCGGTTGTCTGTTGTCCGCTGGGCGCCGATCCTGTGTGACCCCGCACAGCGCCGCGCGTTGGAAGATGAGCTCGACACCCTTCTGTCGGCCGGGGTTCTGGGCGATCTTCCCCCATCAATGCAGCGTCAGGCGACGGGACAGACGGTGTCGGCGTGGATCGACGACCGGGCCGTTGAAAGCGACGTGTTTGTTCTGCGTGGGTTGAACGGACACGAATTGGTCGGGCTGCTGATCCTGAACACGACGGCCGACCCGGTTCCAAGTCTGCATCTTGGCTATCTTCTGGATCAAGCCGTCTGGGGCCGCGGCTATGCGACCGAGTTGGTTTGCGGTCTGCTCGACGTGGCGCAACGGGCGGCCCCACTACACCTGATCGGCGGTGTCTCACGCGACAACCCGGCGTCGGCGCGCGTGCTGCAAAAGGCCGGGTCCACGCTTGAGCAAGCAACCGATGACACCGACTTCTACGCCTGCGCGCTGCTGGCTTGA
- a CDS encoding acyl-CoA thioesterase, whose product MSDPVAPRPELLRAVVHPWHHDIFGHMNVRHYAPFFDDASFFLYTSLGIPISWMLEEHGVHIVSAKAETNFIKELKAGDGVIIDGAVKRLGGRSMTFHLRMIHAETGALHATYDLTEVFFDPKTRASAPMPDAVRERLAPYLVDE is encoded by the coding sequence ATGTCTGATCCCGTTGCCCCCCGCCCCGAACTGCTGCGCGCCGTGGTCCACCCGTGGCACCACGACATTTTCGGCCACATGAACGTCCGCCACTACGCGCCGTTCTTCGATGACGCGTCGTTCTTTCTGTACACCAGCCTTGGCATTCCCATCTCGTGGATGCTCGAGGAACACGGTGTCCACATCGTCTCGGCCAAGGCCGAAACGAATTTCATCAAGGAGCTGAAGGCCGGTGACGGGGTGATCATCGACGGCGCGGTCAAGCGGTTGGGGGGCCGGTCGATGACCTTCCATCTGCGCATGATCCACGCCGAAACCGGCGCGCTGCACGCGACCTATGACCTGACCGAGGTGTTCTTCGACCCCAAAACCCGCGCCTCGGCCCCGATGCCGGACGCGGTGCGCGAAAGGCTCGCACCCTATCTGGTTGACGAATGA
- a CDS encoding NADP-dependent malic enzyme, with protein MSRKSRITPEEALAYHFEPTPGKYEIVATTPMATQRDLSLAYSPGVAVPVEAIARDPGLAYDYTVKGNMVAVISNGTAILGMGNLGALASKPVMEGKAVLFKRFADVNAIDIELATEDADEIIKAVHLMSPTFGGINLEDIKAPECFIIEQRLKELCDIPVFHDDQHGTAVICAAGLINALEISGKKIENVKIVLNGAGAAGIACLELLKSMGAQHDNCIMCDTKGVIYQGRSEGMNQWKSAHAATTDARTLEEAMRGADVFLGVSAKGAVTPAMVESMADNPVIFAMANPDPEITPEEAHAVRADAIVATGRSDYPNQVNNVLGFPYLFRGALDIHARAINDEMKIACARALAELAREDVPDEVAMAYGRKLSFGRDYIIPTPFDPRLIYVIPPAVAKAGMDTGVARRPIIDMDAYRHTLRSRMDPTASIQQSLFARARQAQSRMIFAEGDDERVLRAAVAYQRAGLGKALVVGQEEDVKRRLETAGLADAVRELTVVNAANTRHLEVYKNYLYKRLQRKGFDQRDVHRMTTRDRHIFSALMLQHGHGDALVTGATRKSALVMDMINHVFDARAQDGAVGVSVLLHKGRIVLIADTLVHEWPEEEDLADIAIRSAGVARSLGIEPRVAFVSFSTFGYPISERSEKMHVAPDVLDRRGVDFEYEGEMTVDVALNPKAAEAYPFSRLTGPANILVCPARHSASISVKLMQEMAGATVIGPILTGVPKPIQILSTGATVNDIMNMAVMAACRVGHVSK; from the coding sequence ATGTCCCGCAAGTCCCGCATCACGCCTGAAGAGGCGCTGGCCTATCATTTCGAGCCGACCCCCGGCAAATACGAGATCGTCGCCACCACGCCGATGGCCACCCAGCGCGACCTGTCGCTGGCCTATTCGCCCGGTGTGGCGGTTCCCGTCGAGGCGATCGCCCGCGATCCGGGGCTTGCTTATGACTATACCGTCAAGGGCAACATGGTCGCCGTGATATCGAACGGCACCGCCATTCTGGGCATGGGCAATCTGGGCGCGCTGGCCTCCAAGCCGGTGATGGAGGGCAAGGCGGTCCTGTTCAAACGCTTCGCCGACGTCAACGCCATCGACATCGAGCTGGCGACCGAAGACGCGGACGAGATCATCAAGGCCGTGCACCTGATGTCCCCCACCTTCGGGGGCATCAATCTTGAGGACATCAAGGCGCCCGAGTGTTTCATCATCGAGCAGCGCCTCAAGGAACTCTGCGACATTCCGGTGTTTCACGATGACCAGCACGGCACCGCCGTGATCTGCGCCGCCGGACTGATCAACGCGCTGGAGATCAGCGGCAAGAAGATCGAGAATGTGAAGATCGTCCTGAACGGGGCAGGGGCCGCCGGGATCGCCTGTCTGGAACTGCTCAAGTCGATGGGCGCGCAGCATGACAACTGCATCATGTGCGACACCAAGGGCGTGATCTATCAGGGCCGCAGCGAGGGTATGAACCAGTGGAAATCGGCCCATGCCGCCACCACCGACGCCCGCACGCTGGAAGAGGCGATGCGCGGGGCGGATGTGTTCCTTGGCGTATCGGCCAAGGGGGCGGTGACGCCCGCGATGGTCGAATCCATGGCCGACAACCCGGTCATCTTCGCCATGGCCAACCCCGATCCTGAGATCACGCCGGAAGAGGCCCATGCCGTGCGCGCCGACGCCATCGTCGCCACCGGGCGCTCGGATTATCCCAATCAGGTCAATAACGTCCTCGGCTTCCCCTACCTGTTCCGCGGCGCGCTGGATATCCACGCCCGGGCGATCAACGATGAGATGAAGATCGCCTGCGCCCGTGCGCTGGCCGAACTCGCGCGTGAAGACGTGCCCGATGAGGTCGCCATGGCCTACGGTCGCAAGCTCAGCTTTGGCCGCGATTACATCATCCCCACGCCGTTTGATCCGCGCCTGATCTACGTGATCCCGCCCGCCGTCGCCAAGGCGGGCATGGACACCGGCGTCGCGCGCCGTCCGATCATCGACATGGACGCCTACCGCCACACCCTGCGCTCGCGCATGGACCCGACGGCCTCGATCCAGCAGAGCCTGTTCGCTCGCGCCCGTCAGGCGCAATCGCGGATGATCTTTGCCGAAGGCGATGACGAGCGCGTGCTGCGCGCCGCCGTCGCCTATCAGCGCGCCGGTCTGGGCAAGGCGCTGGTGGTGGGCCAGGAGGAAGACGTCAAACGCCGTCTGGAAACCGCCGGTCTGGCCGACGCGGTGCGCGAACTGACGGTGGTGAATGCCGCCAACACGCGCCACCTCGAGGTGTACAAGAACTATCTCTACAAACGCCTGCAACGCAAAGGCTTCGACCAACGCGACGTCCATCGCATGACCACCCGCGACCGGCACATCTTCTCGGCGCTGATGCTTCAGCACGGGCATGGCGACGCGCTGGTCACCGGGGCGACGCGCAAATCGGCGCTGGTCATGGACATGATCAACCACGTCTTCGACGCGCGCGCGCAGGATGGTGCGGTCGGTGTCTCGGTGCTGCTGCACAAGGGCCGGATCGTGCTGATCGCCGATACGCTGGTGCATGAATGGCCCGAGGAAGAGGATCTGGCCGACATCGCCATCCGCTCGGCGGGGGTGGCGCGCAGTCTGGGGATCGAGCCGCGCGTGGCCTTCGTCAGCTTCTCGACCTTCGGCTATCCGATTTCGGAACGGTCCGAGAAAATGCACGTCGCTCCTGACGTGCTCGACCGGCGCGGCGTCGATTTCGAGTATGAGGGCGAGATGACCGTCGACGTCGCCCTCAACCCCAAGGCCGCCGAAGCGTATCCGTTTTCGCGCCTCACCGGCCCGGCGAATATCCTCGTCTGCCCGGCCCGGCATTCGGCCTCGATCTCGGTCAAGCTGATGCAGGAAATGGCCGGGGCCACGGTGATCGGCCCCATCCTGACCGGCGTGCCCAAGCCGATTCAGATCCTGTCCACCGGGGCGACGGTCAATGACATCATGAACATGGCCGTCATGGCCGCCTGCCGCGTGGGTCACGTCTCGAAATGA
- the hslU gene encoding ATP-dependent protease ATPase subunit HslU: MTDLTPREIVSELDRFIIGQADAKRAVAVALRSRWRRRQLSADLRDEVYPKNILMIGPTGVGKTEISRRLAKLAKAPFLKVEATKFTEVGYVGRDVEQIIRDLVDAAMAMTREAMREDVRARAQANAEERVLDAIAGKDSRSGTRDLFRKKLRAGELDDTMIELEIADAAPSMPMLELPGMQAQGMNLGDLFGKAFGGRTTKKRMTVMESHDILLSEEADKLLDEEAVKVAAVEAVEQNGIVFLDEIDKVCARAETRGADVSREGVQRDLLPLIEGTTVSTKHGPVKTDHILFIASGAFHVAKPSDLLPELQGRLPIRVELRALTEDDFVRILTETDNALTRQYTALMKTEEVEVSFTEDGIHALARIAAEVNTAVENIGARRLYTVMERVFEELSFAAPDRGGQSVVVDAAFVEKNIGELSRSTDLSRYVL, encoded by the coding sequence ATGACCGACCTGACCCCCCGCGAAATCGTCAGCGAGCTGGATCGCTTCATCATCGGCCAGGCCGACGCCAAGCGCGCCGTCGCCGTGGCGCTGCGCAGCCGGTGGCGGCGTCGGCAACTGTCTGCGGATCTGCGTGACGAGGTGTATCCCAAGAACATCCTGATGATCGGCCCCACCGGTGTCGGCAAGACCGAGATCAGCCGTCGTCTGGCCAAGCTGGCCAAAGCGCCCTTCCTGAAGGTCGAGGCGACGAAGTTCACCGAAGTCGGCTATGTCGGCCGCGATGTCGAGCAGATCATCCGCGATCTGGTGGATGCGGCGATGGCGATGACCCGTGAGGCGATGCGCGAAGATGTCCGTGCCCGGGCGCAGGCGAATGCGGAAGAGCGGGTGCTGGATGCGATTGCGGGCAAGGACTCGCGCTCGGGCACGCGGGATCTGTTCCGCAAGAAGCTGCGCGCCGGTGAGCTGGACGACACGATGATCGAGCTGGAAATCGCCGACGCCGCGCCGTCGATGCCGATGCTGGAACTGCCGGGCATGCAGGCGCAGGGGATGAATCTGGGCGATCTGTTCGGCAAGGCGTTCGGCGGGCGCACGACCAAGAAACGCATGACGGTGATGGAAAGCCACGACATCCTGCTGAGCGAAGAGGCCGACAAGCTGCTGGACGAGGAGGCGGTGAAGGTCGCCGCCGTCGAGGCGGTCGAGCAGAACGGCATCGTGTTTCTGGACGAGATCGACAAGGTCTGCGCGCGGGCCGAAACGCGCGGGGCGGATGTGAGCCGGGAAGGTGTGCAGCGCGATTTGCTGCCGTTGATCGAGGGCACGACGGTTTCCACCAAGCACGGGCCGGTCAAGACGGATCATATCCTGTTCATCGCGAGCGGTGCGTTTCACGTCGCCAAGCCGTCGGATCTGCTGCCGGAACTGCAGGGGCGTCTGCCGATCCGGGTCGAGCTGCGGGCGCTGACCGAGGATGACTTTGTGCGCATCCTGACCGAGACGGACAACGCGCTGACCCGGCAGTATACCGCGCTGATGAAGACCGAGGAGGTCGAGGTGAGCTTCACCGAAGACGGCATCCACGCGCTGGCGCGGATCGCGGCCGAGGTGAACACGGCGGTCGAGAATATCGGCGCGCGGCGGCTCTATACGGTGATGGAACGGGTGTTCGAGGAGCTGAGCTTTGCCGCGCCGGACCGGGGCGGACAATCGGTGGTGGTGGACGCGGCTTTTGTCGAGAAGAACATCGGCGAACTGTCGCGCTCGACCGATCTGAGCCGCTACGTGTTGTAA